A window of the Enterobacteriaceae bacterium 4M9 genome harbors these coding sequences:
- the recC gene encoding exodeoxyribonuclease V subunit gamma, with amino-acid sequence MLRVYHSNRLDVLEEIMEFIVERQPLDDPFEPEKVLVQSVGMSQWLQMTLAQRFGIAANVEFPLPSSFIWDMFVRVLPGIPKESAFSKSSMTWKLMSLLPQCLDKPEFETLRVYLAEDSDDRKLFQLASRVADLFDQYLVYRPQWLLRWEAGEQVDDLSDVQHWQATLWRELNTLTDRLGQPRWHRANLYSRFIRALEEADTCPPGLPPRIFICGISALPPVYLHALQALGRHIDVHLLFTNPCRYYWGDIKDPAFLARLMSKQRRKHNAGHTLALFKENADVPGLFNDAGEQAVGNPLLASWGKLGRDYSFLLSELERVEDVDVFVDVPDDNLLHRLQGDLLELQDREVAGLTEAEFMRSDNKRLLAPDDRSVTVHVCHSPQREVEVLHDRLLAMLEDDPTLTPRDIIVMVADIDSYSPFIQAVFGSVSDERRLPFAISDRRARQAHPAIQAFITLLGLPDSRFISEDVLALLEVPALAARFEIDEEGLRYLRQWVSESGVRWGLDDNNVRDMDLPVTGQHTWRFGLMRMLLGYAMQSDAGEWQDVLPYDESSGLIAALVGHLADLLAELNRWRAELSQPRALDEWLTLCREMLNAFFLPDADTEAALTLIEQQWQTVISQGLEADYRTAVPLRLLRDELASRLDQERISQRFLAGPVNFCTLMPMRSIPFRVVCLLGMNDGVYPRVLPPLGFDLMSEKPVRGDRSRRDDDRYLFLEALISAQQCLWISYIGRSVQDNSEKFPSVLVEELVNYIAHSHYLAGDETCNSDESARRVLRHIICEHPRTPFDAARFTPEAEFQSYAREWLPAASEQGEAQPDFIQPLSELPVEEISFEQLQRFWRHPVRAFFQMRLRVNFAQEDAELPDSEPFTLDSLNRFRMNQQLLNTLVHQQDPDALYRRYRAAGELPYGAFGDIWWDTQCDEMRTLAQKVLEERQPGENREINLLLDGVRLTGWLTDVQPDGLLRWRPSLLRVPHGLQLWLEHLVYCASGGTGDSRLLGRRDGEWHFPALTREEAQALLSELVKGYRQGLREPLILLPDSGGAWLKACYDPQSASILWDEDTQRKARAKLVQTWEGNQTVGGEGQDIWLQRLWRTLDEDYYDAIVREAQRWLLPLFSHQRPV; translated from the coding sequence ATGTTGCGGGTGTATCACTCCAACCGGCTGGACGTGCTGGAAGAAATTATGGAGTTCATTGTGGAGCGCCAGCCGCTGGACGATCCCTTTGAACCAGAAAAGGTGCTGGTGCAAAGCGTGGGCATGTCACAGTGGCTGCAAATGACGCTGGCGCAGCGCTTTGGTATTGCCGCTAACGTGGAGTTTCCGCTGCCTTCAAGTTTTATCTGGGACATGTTCGTGCGCGTGCTGCCGGGTATCCCTAAAGAAAGCGCCTTCAGCAAAAGCAGCATGACCTGGAAACTGATGAGCCTGTTGCCGCAGTGCCTTGATAAGCCAGAGTTTGAAACTCTACGTGTGTATCTGGCCGAAGACAGCGACGACCGTAAGCTGTTTCAGTTAGCAAGCCGGGTGGCAGACTTGTTTGACCAGTATCTGGTGTATCGCCCGCAGTGGCTTTTACGCTGGGAAGCGGGCGAGCAGGTGGATGACTTAAGCGACGTACAGCACTGGCAGGCGACGCTGTGGCGCGAGCTTAATACACTGACTGACAGGCTGGGCCAGCCGCGCTGGCACCGTGCCAACCTCTATAGCCGGTTTATTCGTGCGCTGGAAGAGGCTGATACCTGCCCGCCAGGCCTGCCGCCGCGCATCTTCATTTGCGGGATCTCTGCGCTACCGCCGGTTTATCTGCACGCACTCCAGGCGCTGGGCCGCCATATTGATGTTCATCTGCTGTTCACTAATCCGTGTCGTTATTACTGGGGCGATATTAAAGACCCCGCTTTTCTGGCGCGCCTGATGAGCAAGCAGCGGCGTAAACACAACGCAGGGCATACGCTGGCGCTATTTAAAGAAAACGCGGATGTTCCGGGGTTGTTTAATGACGCGGGTGAGCAGGCGGTGGGCAATCCGCTGCTGGCCTCCTGGGGAAAACTTGGGCGGGACTATAGCTTTCTGCTCTCTGAGCTTGAGCGTGTTGAAGACGTCGATGTGTTTGTGGACGTGCCTGACGATAACCTGTTGCACCGCTTACAGGGCGACCTGCTTGAGCTACAGGACCGTGAGGTTGCCGGGCTGACTGAAGCTGAGTTTATGCGCAGCGACAATAAACGTCTGCTCGCACCTGACGATCGCAGCGTGACCGTGCACGTGTGCCACAGCCCGCAGCGCGAGGTGGAGGTGCTGCACGACCGGCTGCTGGCCATGCTTGAAGACGACCCAACGCTGACGCCACGCGATATTATCGTGATGGTGGCGGATATCGACAGCTACAGCCCGTTTATCCAGGCCGTGTTTGGTAGCGTGAGTGACGAACGGCGGCTGCCGTTCGCCATCTCTGACCGCCGGGCACGTCAGGCGCACCCGGCAATTCAGGCCTTTATCACACTGCTGGGATTACCGGACAGCCGGTTTATTTCAGAAGACGTGCTGGCGCTACTTGAAGTACCTGCGCTGGCGGCGCGCTTTGAGATTGATGAAGAAGGGCTGCGCTACCTGCGCCAGTGGGTGAGCGAATCCGGCGTGCGCTGGGGGCTTGATGACAACAACGTGCGCGACATGGACCTGCCGGTGACCGGCCAGCATACGTGGCGTTTTGGCCTGATGCGCATGTTGCTGGGCTACGCGATGCAAAGTGACGCTGGCGAGTGGCAGGATGTGTTGCCCTATGACGAATCCAGTGGCCTGATTGCCGCTCTGGTGGGGCATCTTGCGGATTTACTGGCCGAGCTTAACCGCTGGCGCGCCGAGCTTTCGCAGCCAAGGGCTCTGGACGAATGGCTGACGTTATGCCGGGAAATGCTGAACGCCTTTTTCCTGCCGGATGCCGATACTGAAGCCGCGCTCACGCTGATTGAGCAGCAGTGGCAGACCGTTATCAGCCAGGGGCTGGAGGCTGACTATCGTACAGCCGTGCCGCTGCGGCTTTTGCGCGACGAACTGGCCTCTCGCTTAGACCAGGAGCGCATCAGCCAGCGTTTTCTGGCCGGGCCGGTCAACTTTTGTACTCTGATGCCGATGCGTTCTATTCCTTTTCGCGTGGTGTGTCTGCTGGGAATGAACGACGGCGTCTACCCGCGCGTGCTGCCGCCGCTGGGTTTTGATCTCATGAGTGAAAAACCGGTGCGTGGCGATCGCAGCCGCCGTGACGATGATCGTTACCTGTTTCTTGAAGCGCTGATCTCTGCCCAGCAGTGTCTGTGGATTAGCTACATTGGCCGTTCGGTGCAGGACAACAGTGAAAAATTCCCGTCGGTGTTGGTTGAGGAGTTGGTGAACTACATTGCCCACAGCCATTATCTTGCGGGTGACGAGACCTGCAACAGCGATGAAAGCGCGCGGCGTGTGCTACGCCACATTATCTGCGAACACCCACGTACGCCGTTTGATGCCGCGAGATTCACCCCTGAAGCCGAATTTCAGAGCTACGCACGCGAATGGCTGCCTGCTGCCAGTGAGCAGGGTGAGGCGCAGCCTGATTTTATTCAGCCGCTGAGTGAGTTGCCGGTTGAGGAAATTTCTTTCGAGCAGTTACAACGTTTCTGGCGCCACCCGGTCAGAGCGTTTTTCCAGATGCGCCTGCGGGTTAATTTTGCCCAGGAAGACGCCGAATTACCGGACAGCGAACCGTTTACCCTGGACTCACTCAACCGCTTTCGCATGAACCAGCAGTTGCTCAATACGCTGGTGCACCAGCAGGACCCGGATGCGCTCTACCGGCGCTATCGCGCGGCCGGTGAGCTACCTTATGGCGCGTTTGGTGATATCTGGTGGGATACTCAGTGCGATGAAATGCGCACACTGGCGCAAAAGGTGCTGGAGGAGCGCCAGCCGGGTGAGAACCGGGAAATCAATTTACTGCTGGACGGCGTGCGGCTGACGGGCTGGCTGACTGACGTACAGCCGGATGGCTTGCTGCGCTGGCGTCCTTCATTGCTGCGGGTGCCGCATGGTCTGCAATTGTGGCTTGAGCACCTGGTTTATTGTGCCAGTGGCGGTACCGGCGACAGCCGTCTGTTGGGTCGGCGCGATGGCGAGTGGCATTTCCCGGCGCTGACACGTGAAGAGGCGCAGGCCTTGCTTTCTGAGCTGGTGAAAGGCTACCGTCAGGGGCTGCGTGAGCCGCTGATTTTGCTGCCAGATAGCGGCGGAGCCTGGCTCAAGGCCTGCTATGACCCGCAGTCTGCCAGCATCCTTTGGGATGAAGATACGCAGCGTAAAGCGCGGGCAAAACTGGTGCAGACCTGGGAAGGTAACCAGACCGTAGGTGGCGAAGGCCAGG